In a genomic window of Magnolia sinica isolate HGM2019 chromosome 16, MsV1, whole genome shotgun sequence:
- the LOC131229388 gene encoding small ribosomal subunit protein uS14z/uS14y/uS14x-like yields the protein MGHTNVWNSHPKNYGPGSRTCRVCGNPHGLIRKYGLMCCRQCFRSNAKEIGFIKYR from the exons atgggccacacgaaCGTCTGGAAttctcatccgaagaactacggcCCTGGATCACGCACCTG CCGAGTTTGTGGAAACCCACATGGGTTGATCAGGAAGTATGGGCTTATGTGCTGCAGGCAGTGTTTCCGCAGCAACGCCAAGGAGATTGGCTTCATCAAG TACCGCTGA
- the LOC131228945 gene encoding inositol-tetrakisphosphate 1-kinase 3-like isoform X2, with protein sequence MFLMRLKGEISLRNEEEKENDRNPQQQQLYAISAAGFPPQQKLVVGYALTSKKAKSFLQPKLEGLARKKGILFVAIDHNRPLSDQGPFDIVLHKLSGKEWRQILEDYRLKHPEVTVLDPPDAIQHVHNRQSMLQDVADLNLSDCYGKVGVPRQLVITKDPSSIPDAVTKAGLTLPLGGLLFKVYIVGEAIKVVRRFSLPDVNKHELLNNGGVYQFPRVSCAAACADGADLDPSVAELPPRPLLERLAKELRRKLGLRLFNLDIIRELGTRDRFYVIDINYFPGYGKMPEYEHIFTDFLLSLVQGNYKRRPVNNS encoded by the exons ATGTTTTTGATGAGATTGAAGGGAGAAATCTCGCTcagaaatgaggaagagaaggAAAACGATCGGaatcctcagcagcagcaactgtATGCGATCTCCGCTGCAGGATTTCCGCCACAGCAGAAGCTCGTTGTGGGATACGCTCTGACGTCGAAGAAGGCGAAGAGCTTCTTGCAACCTAAGCTCGAGGGATTGGCTCG GAAGAAGGGGATCTTATTTGTTGCGATCGACCACAACAGGCCTCTTTCAGATCAAGGTCCTTTCGACATTGTTTTACATAAG TTGTCAGGAAAGGAGTGGCGCCAGATTCTCGAG GATTACCGGCTAAAGCATCCTGAAGTTACAGTCCTTGACCCACCAGATGCTATACAGCATGTGCACAACCGCCAATCGATGCTCCAGGATGTGGCTGATTTGAACTTATCCGACTGCTATG GAAAAGTTGGTGTTCCTAGGCAACTTGTCATCACCAAAGACCCATCATCTATTCCTGATGCGGTGACTAAAGCGGGGCTAACACTACCCTTAG GTGGTCTTCTGTTTAAGGTTTATATTGTTGGCGAAGCTATAAAGGTTGTTCGACGGTTTTCCCTACCTGATGTCAATAAACATGAACTTTTGAATAACGGAGGTGTCTATCAGTTTCCAAGGGTTTCTTGTGCGGCAGCTTGTGCCGATGGTGCAGATCTTGACCCAAGTGTTGCAG AGCTTCCACCACGACCTTTGCTCGAGAGGCTTGCAAAGGAGCTACGTCGTAAACTG GGACTACGACTGTTCAACCTCGATATAATCCGAGAGCTTGGTACCAGAGACCGTTTTTATGTCATTGACATCAACTACTTCCCTG GGTATGGGAAGATGCCGGAATACGAGCACATATTTACAGACTTCCTCCTAAGCCTGGTTCAAGGCAATTATAAAAGACGTCCTGTGAATAACAGCTGA
- the LOC131228945 gene encoding inositol-tetrakisphosphate 1-kinase 3-like isoform X1, whose protein sequence is MFLMRLKGEISLRNEEEKENDRNPQQQQLYAISAAGFPPQQKLVVGYALTSKKAKSFLQPKLEGLARKKGILFVAIDHNRPLSDQGPFDIVLHKLSGKEWRQILEDYRLKHPEVTVLDPPDAIQHVHNRQSMLQDVADLNLSDCYGKVGVPRQLVITKDPSSIPDAVTKAGLTLPLVAKPLVVDGSAKSHELSLAYDQFALSKLDPPLVLQEFVNHGGLLFKVYIVGEAIKVVRRFSLPDVNKHELLNNGGVYQFPRVSCAAACADGADLDPSVAELPPRPLLERLAKELRRKLGLRLFNLDIIRELGTRDRFYVIDINYFPGYGKMPEYEHIFTDFLLSLVQGNYKRRPVNNS, encoded by the exons ATGTTTTTGATGAGATTGAAGGGAGAAATCTCGCTcagaaatgaggaagagaaggAAAACGATCGGaatcctcagcagcagcaactgtATGCGATCTCCGCTGCAGGATTTCCGCCACAGCAGAAGCTCGTTGTGGGATACGCTCTGACGTCGAAGAAGGCGAAGAGCTTCTTGCAACCTAAGCTCGAGGGATTGGCTCG GAAGAAGGGGATCTTATTTGTTGCGATCGACCACAACAGGCCTCTTTCAGATCAAGGTCCTTTCGACATTGTTTTACATAAG TTGTCAGGAAAGGAGTGGCGCCAGATTCTCGAG GATTACCGGCTAAAGCATCCTGAAGTTACAGTCCTTGACCCACCAGATGCTATACAGCATGTGCACAACCGCCAATCGATGCTCCAGGATGTGGCTGATTTGAACTTATCCGACTGCTATG GAAAAGTTGGTGTTCCTAGGCAACTTGTCATCACCAAAGACCCATCATCTATTCCTGATGCGGTGACTAAAGCGGGGCTAACACTACCCTTAG TTGCAAAACCATTGGTTGTGGATGGAAGTGCAAAATCACATGAACTCTCTCTTGCATACGATCAGTTCGCCCTATCAAAACTCGATCCTCCCTTGGTACTACAGGAGTTTGTTAATCATG GTGGTCTTCTGTTTAAGGTTTATATTGTTGGCGAAGCTATAAAGGTTGTTCGACGGTTTTCCCTACCTGATGTCAATAAACATGAACTTTTGAATAACGGAGGTGTCTATCAGTTTCCAAGGGTTTCTTGTGCGGCAGCTTGTGCCGATGGTGCAGATCTTGACCCAAGTGTTGCAG AGCTTCCACCACGACCTTTGCTCGAGAGGCTTGCAAAGGAGCTACGTCGTAAACTG GGACTACGACTGTTCAACCTCGATATAATCCGAGAGCTTGGTACCAGAGACCGTTTTTATGTCATTGACATCAACTACTTCCCTG GGTATGGGAAGATGCCGGAATACGAGCACATATTTACAGACTTCCTCCTAAGCCTGGTTCAAGGCAATTATAAAAGACGTCCTGTGAATAACAGCTGA